The genomic window ATTCCGTCGAGATGGAACTCGCCCCCAGCGGCAGTTGCGACCACGGCGGCGAGAAACCTCATCGTCGTGCCGCTATTGGCGACGTTCAGAAAGGCCTGCGTGCCGCCCGGCGGAGGCCCCCCCCAGCCGGGGACGACAAGTCGTCGCCCGGCCTCGTCGACCTTGATCGCGCACCCCAACTGCCGCAAGGCCGCGATCATCACCCGCGTGTCTTCGCTGTCAAGCGCCCCGACGAGCGTGCTAGTCCCCGCGGCCAGCGCCGCGCACGGCAGCGCCCGGTTGGTGATGCTCTTCGACCCCGGCGGGCGAACGCGGGCGTCCAGCGGTCCGGCGACAGGCGTGATTTCGATCGCAGCGAACATGGTCGGCGAAGCGGCGTACGGAGGGAGCGGATCCCCGCGGCAAACGCGGAACCGACCAGTGTAACTGCTGACGGCGAGAGTTCGAGGGCGCCCGGCGCCGTGTCGTGACCCCACTGGCGCCCTTGCAAGGGCGCCTGGGGTCGAACGAAGTGAGCCCCCAGCGGATTTCCTGGGGGCTCCGCTGCGCTGCGACCCCAGGCGCCCATCAATTTGGCAATGGCATCATGACCCGGCGCCGCCGCCGATCGCGCCTCGAAATGCGCGGGCCTGCGCCATCGGTCGCAAGACCGCGGCAGGCTATCATGGGGCGCTCGCCTGCCGCGGCGAGTCCGCGTCTCGGTCCCCTTGCTCGTTTTGCGCCGTTCTTGCCATGCGAAAAGTCAACTCTGGCGGCGGGTGGCCCGCCCTGCTCTACACGCTTCGAAAAGGGCGCGAGGCGGGCGGCGTGTGGAAGCTGTGGAAGGCGATGCGCACCAAGAACGCCTGCAAGACCTGCGCCCTGGGCATGGGAGGCCAGCGCGGCGGCATGGTCAACGAGGCGGGCCACTTCCCCGAGGTCTGCAAAAAGTCGCTCCAAGCCATGGTCGCCGACATGCAGGGCGCCATCCCCCCCGAGTTCTGGGGACGCTACGGCGCGGCCGACCTGCAGCGACTCTCCCCCCGCGAACTCGAATCCTCCGGCCGCCTCGCCCAGCCCCTCCTCTACACCCCCGACCTGCGCCGCTATCAACCGATCGGCTGGGACGAGGCGCTCGCGCGGATCGTCGCGAAGCTCGCCGAGCTCGCGCCCGAGCAAACCTTCTGGTACTTCAGCGGCCGCAGCAGCAACGAAGCCGGGTTCCTGCTCCAGGTGTTCGCCCGGCTGTACGGCACGAACAACGTCAACAACTGCAGCTACTACTGCCATCAGGCCAGCGGCGTGGGGTTGGCCAGCGTCACCGGCAGCGGCACGGCCACGATCACGCTCGAAGATCTCGACCAAGCCGACCTCGTGTTCGTCATCGGCGGCAACCCGGCCAGCAACCACCCGCGGCTGATGACGACGCTCAAGAACCTCCGTCGCCGCGGCGGCGAGGTCGTGGTCGTCAACCCCGTGCGCGAAACGGGCTTGGTCCGGTTTAGCGTCCCCAGCGACTGGCGCAGCCTGCTGTGGGGAACCAAGATCGCCACGCAGTACGTCCAGCCCCACATCGGCGGCGACCTGGCGCTGCTCACCGGCGTTGCCAAGCGCATCGTCGAGATCGGCGCCCACGACGAGAACTTTCTCGCCGCGTCCTGCAACGGCTGGCCCGAGCTCCAGGCGACTCTCGCCGCCGCGTCGTGGGACGAGATCGTCGCGATCAGCGGCGTCCCCCGCGAGCAAATCGACGCGCTCGCCGCCGCCTATGCCCGCTGCCGCTCGGCCGTGTTCAGTTGGACGATGGGAATCACCCATCACGCCCACGGCGTCGAAAACGTGCAGGCGATCTGCAATCTGGCCCTGCTCCGCGGCATGGTCGGCAAACCGGGCGCCGGGCTCATGCCCATCCGCGGCCATTCGAACGTCCAGGGCATCGGCTCGGTCGGCGTCACGCCGCAGCTCAAGGACGCCGTGCTCGAGCGGCTCCAGGCCCGCTACGGCGTCACGCTGCCGACCGCCCCGGGACGCGACACCATGGCCTGCATCGAGGGCGCCGCCGACGGCTCGCTCAAGTTCGGCTTCTGTCTCGGCGGCAACCTCTACGGCTCGAACCCCGACGCCGCGTTCGCCAAACGAGCCCTCGAGCGGCTCGACATGCTCGTCTCTCTCAGCACGACCCTCAACACGGGGCACGCCCACGCACTGGCCCGCGAAACGATCGTCTTGCCGGTCCTCGCCCGGGACGAGGAGCCGCAGCCGACCACGCAAGAGTCGATGTTCAACTTCGTCCGCCTCAGCGACGGCGGTCCCCGCCGGCACGCGGGGCCGCGCAGCGAAGTGGCCGTCGTCGCCGCGCTTGCCCAGCGCGTCGCCGCCGCCCGCCCGACCCCCGAACTGCAAGCCGTCGACTGGCGCGCCATGCGCGACACGGCCAGCATCCGCACGGCGATCGCGGCGATCATTCCGGGGTTCGAACAAATCGCCGCGATCGACCGCACGAAACAAGAGTTCCAGATCGAAGGCCGCACGTTCCACGAACCGCGGTTCCCCACGCCCGACGGCCGGGCCAACCTGCACGTCCACAAGCTCCCCCCCCTGGCCGGCGCCGGCCAGGGCGAGCTGCGGCTGATGACGATCCGCAGCGAAGGCCAGTTCAACACGGTCGTCTACGAGGACTACGACCTCTACCGCGGCGTCGACCGCCGCGACGTCATCCTGATCCACCCCGACGACCTCGCGCGGCTCGGCCTCGCCGGCGCTGCGACCGTCGCCGTCCACGGCCCGGCCGGCAGCATGCCGGGGATGTGCGTCGTCCCCTACCCCGACATCCGCCCGGGCAACGCGGCCATGTACTACCCCGAGGCCAACGTCCTGGTCAGCCGTCGCGTCGACCCCCAAAGCAAAACCCCGGCGTTCAAATGCGTCGTGGTCCGCGTGGAACGGGAACCGACGTAGCGGACGTTCTCCGACAAACGGGGGCGACCTGCGTCCTGCCCCTCCGTAACGTCGACAACCGGCCGCTCGCGAATCCCCGACTTCTGCGGTAAGCTCCCTCTGCTGCCCGCAATCAATGGGAATGAACCCTTCGCTTCAATCCCTCAAAATCACCAGTCCTGGCAAGGCCTCGTCATGCAAAGCGCCCCTGCCAATACGACATCCCGTCGCATTCAAGGCATCGGGCGTCGGAAATTCGCTCGATGCCTGGCCTTCGCCGTCATAGCAATGATGGTGCGCGCGGCGATTGTCGTCACGCAAGCCGAATGCGGTTGGAGCGTCGTATCAGATCAGTGGCGCAACGCCTTGTTTGCCTGGACGGGATTGACGGCGACGCCAGTCACTGGGCGTGAGCCGAGCGAGCAAGCTCGCTATTGGATGTCTGAGGCCGAGCGCATTGTCCAGCACAATCCTGACTCGGCTCCCCTCAACATGGGGGCGGCATGGATGCTCGATTCTCCTAGCCCCCAGTTCATGGGCGATCATGTGCGCCTCGCTGATTTTGGCGCAGATTATGGCGCCACGAACATTGGCGCAGCAATGCCGCAGTTCGGCGTGACTCTGGAGTTCCAGGCGATCTCGCAACAGAACGCTCAATTTCGCAGCGCGACGCGAAGCAAGTGCTTGGAACTCGCAGCGACGGCAACCCAACTCGGCTCCCACGACCCTCAGTGGCGGCGCATGCGCGCCATGCTCCTTTTCGAGGGGATGGACGACCTGCAAAGTGGAGGGCGTTTTGAACCGCGCACGACGAACTGGCTCGCCGTGCTCGACGACTGCGCTGCCCATGACGGCGAGAACGCCCTGTATGACTATCTGGCCGCGCTGGTCCTCTGGGAAGAATCCGCCAAGTATGACTGGACCTCGTCGGGCGGCGACGAGCGGTTGGTTCTCACGGTCGACGACGAACACAAGTTTGCTCTCGGAGCGGACCGGTTTCTAAGCGCCCAGAATCGCGAGTTTCTTGCGGTTGGCGAACAGGGGTATCCCGCCGTTGCGGAATTCCTCCGCCATAGCGACATCGACAAGATCGATCAGAGCAACGCTGCGGCGGGGCGGCTCATCGCCTTCCGGCAGTCCGCGTTGTTCCTCAATCTGTGGCGCTGGCAACAAGCCCGAGCAGACGGCGCATCGCAAGTCGGCGATTCGGCGCTGGCGCTCGCGATTCACTTGCAGTGTCTTCGCTTGTTCGATCAGGCGATAGCGCCCCCGGAAACGTCCGCCCTGAATGTCCTGGCGACGTTTTCCGACCTTCGATCGGCCAGCGTGAATGCCGTTGAACAAATTGCGTCTGCCGACCGACGTGCGATCCCGCTCGCCGAGCTCGAGCAAGTCCGCGAGCGAGACAGGTCGCTCCAGATCGAGGCGGCGGCGCTGCGTGCCGCACTGCGCGAATTGGATCACAAGAATCAAGCGGCGCCCGACAATCGACTGCTCTTGCTGCTGTCGATCGGTTGCCAGGCAACGATCGCTTTGTCGGCGATGCTGCTGCTAGCCGGAGCGCTTCTGCTGGCAATTGCAGCTCGCATTGCTCGGAACGGAGAGCCTGCGGAAAGACTTGGCGCAATTCGTCGCACCGCCGCGTGGCTGGCAGGCTGCGGCGGCTCGTTTGTCGTGCTAGGCATGGCCCCGGCGGAATTCATCAGCCGCGACATGCAGTCGCGAGCCGTCGTCGCGGGACTCGGGGTCATCGCTCTTGCCGTTCTTGGAGCGGCGGCTTGGTTCGCGGCAATTCTCTTGCGTCGACGTCAATTGCGTTGGTGGGGGGCCGCGCTGTTGACGACAACGGTCGGCGTTGTCGTCCTCGTCCCTCTTTGGCCGCTTGTCGAAGGGACGGGGGCAGGAGCAGCAGACGGTTCCCCTGTACTGCGGCTGCCTGCCAAGAGTCTTAACGGCGTGGATGCCGAGGCACTGCGTTTAGCAATGAATCTGAACGCCGGCTCCTGGTCGTGGGCCGCCGTTCAATGGTTCGCATACCGCGGGCCCTACGTCGGCGTCTTGCTGTCGCTTGTCGTGAGCGGGGCATGGATGATCTGGTTGACGGCCCGGCGTCATGGCGAAACCTCGTGGACGGATGGGTTCCGCAGCGCGCGGCCTCGCTGGGGAGCGCTTTCCCGCGCGCTGGGGAAATCGTGCCTCGACGCAGCAGCGTGGGTGTTTCTGATCTATTTGTGCATCGCGCCGCAGTATGTCAGCGAGGCGGAAACGCACTACCAGCGCACCATGAGCTTCTGCCGCGACCCTCACGCCCGGTGGACGCAAATCCGTGAGCTCAGCGAACAAATCCGCAACGAGGATTCGGCGATCCGTTCAGTGCCGTAGGTCGGATTGCCGATCCGCCGTCAATTCGACGACTACGAATTGATCGCGCGGCGCTCATTCCGTCGAAGCCGTGGCGGCGAGAAGCTGGACAACGGCGTCAAGTTCGGTAGATTCGATCTGGCGGGACATGCGTAAGTTCTGTTCATGGCTTCGAGAACAACGACGAGGAAGCCGTACTGGCCCGCCCTTTCAAGCCGCTCGCGTCCCTTTTGCAGAACAAAATGACGCACTAACGTGCGGGCACAATTAGCGTCTGCGACTTGTGTAAGTTCTGTTGTTGTTCCACTTTTGATGGGAGGTCTTGTCTAATGTCCAGACTACATTTTTCCAAAGGGCTGCGCTCGTTGAGCTTGGCCGTGGCCGCGCTCTTGGGCGTCGCGCAGTATGCCGCGACTGCCAATGCAGCGCTGTTTGTTTACGATCCGTTTGCGACCGATGGTGGTCCAGCCGATTATTTAGCGGGCGATGATAACACCGGCGTCAATGTGCTTGGCGGCCAGAACCCTGCCACGGGACCAACGGCGTTCTATGCCGGTGGCTGGATTCAATCGGGCGGCGATTCCCAAGCAGTGAACGGCAATACGCTAGAATACCCGTTCTTTCCTCGTGGCGGCAGCGCTGTGACGGACTCAGTTCAGTTCAGCTGCTGTTCGTTTGGTCGTAGCGGCCGTGAAATCGCAGGCGGCCTGGGTGGCGGTCGCGATCCGCAGACCATTTACCAAAGCTTTCTCGTTGACTTCGGCAATCAAGGCGCCGACGACCCCGCTAACTTCGGCAAGCGCGGCGTGGAATGGTGGAACGGCGGATTGGGCGACACGTTCCTGGCCGTCGATCTGTTTGTGAACTCTTTCGCCGGCGTTAACAATTTGAGGTTGGCGGTAACGACTCCCAGTGGTTCCAATTTTGCTGAACTCGACGGGGGCGCTCACACCTTGGCCAGTCTGGCAGGCGTTCACTTGATCGTGATGAAGTTCGAGTTCGATCCGGCCCTGCCGGACGTGGTTTCAGTGTTTCTCGATCCCACCAGCTCGGTTGAGGGTGATTGGACCCCTGCCGCCGTGGTCAGCGCTCCGAACTCCGATCTGTTCATCACGCACCATGGCGGTCTCGCCAACTTCACATTCTCGGGCGGCGGACACGTACCCGGCCGCTTCGATGAATTGCGTTGGGGCGAGACCTTTGCCGACGTGACCCCGTTTGTTCCCGAGCCCGCCGGGCTGACCCTCTTGGGCCTCAGCATGGGGAGCTTGCTCATCGGCCGTCGCCGCAAGTAAGTTCTTGTCATTAGCCCAGGCCCTCTCACAGCGTTCCCTGCTGTGAGAGGGCCTGGCTCTTAGGAAGTCGCTCGGCGCAGCGGCGCTGAGTCCCCGGACTGGAAAAGGGGACAGGTCCATTTCTGCCTGCGTCCCACGGAATGCCTCAGGCCTAACCGTTCTTCTGCGGTCTGCCGCGGGCAACGCAGCCATGTATCACCCCGAGGCCAACATCCTGGTCAGCCGCCGCGTCGACCCCCAAAGCAAATCCCCGGCGTTCAAATGCGTCGTGGTCCGCGTGGAACGGGAGCCGACGTAGCGGACGTCCTCAATAAAACGTGGGCGACTTTCTCCGAAAGTCGCGCCTTGGCGTCAAGAAAACCGACGATAGAGCAACCCCGCTTCTGTCAAAACCTCGCGTGGCGAGCGGCTTGAAAGGGGCGCTATCAAGACGGTTTCCTATTCGTTGTTCTCTAGGCATTGACGGAACCTCACCGGCGGCAGCGCCGTCCGCTCATCGTTAGGGGGGCAAGCCTTCTCCGGTCAAAGGCTCCGGAGAGAACAAGTGTTCGAGCGAGTGGCTGCGTCCTGGGAAGACGGCTTCTTGAAGACGTTCCCGGTGCGGAGCGATCTCTACACAGATGCTTGAACGTACTTTGTCCGGTCGCGACAATGTCCTCGACAAGACATGACCGAAGGGGTTGACCGCCGACTTTTCATGGGTGCTACAGGCATGTCGCCAGAGTGAAGTGCCCATTGACGTTGCACCGGGGTCCCACTGGCGGCACGCCAGTGGGACCCCGGCGATACAATGAAGTTGGGGGAATCGCTGAGGTTGGTTGAGAAAGGCGACGCACGAGTGAATAAATCCCTTATTAAACAAAAGTTGCAGCTGCAGTACTTGTGGCAGTGTCCGTTGGGCGAGACTCCGCGTTCTCGTATGCGGAACGTCCAACTTACAGTTCGTGCCGGCGCTAACAGGCTAAAAGACCCCTACGAGCGATTCAGCTGCTTGCCATACCGAGCCGCTCATATTCTTGAGCACCGTGACCCAAATAGCGTCAGCGGCATTTGGGGCATTTCGCACTGGCGAGCCGAACGCATGCAGGGGAACGTCCCTACGTCTCTGTGCGCTCATGAAGCTCGCTATGAAGACATCTCCAACGAGGCGTGGAAAGAAGCGCGTGGATTCAGAAGGCTTTGCTATTACAGGGTTACAACTCCTCAAGAGGCTATTTCGTTACTCCGTTGGGAGCGAGAGATCCGATTTGCATGCGAAATCACTTCCGATTGGTACGATCCCCCGGATGGCATTCTTCCAGCACTTCCGACCCATCCAGAATTCATAGATTCCCACGCCGTTCCCATTGTGGAATTCAATATCGACGCACAGCGCTTCGTATTTCCCAATTCATGGGGCGCTGACTGGGGGCGCCGGGGATGGGGGGAGCTTCCTGAACAGGACTGGAATCGCTGCGTCATTAGTGCTTGGGATACCGTTGGACTGGGGTTATTCGTTCCCAACACAATTCAAAGTGGCATTGCAGTAAGGGGATGGAAGTGGGGAGTCAACGCGGCGTCCGGCGTTCACTGCATCGACATCTATGACGTTGATCGAGATGAATACTTGGCGTGGGCGTTCTGCGTCGTCCGCGGCAGTACCCTCGATGTAGATGAGTTTTTCGTCCAGCCCGATGAACGTGGCAAAGGTCATGCACGTGAACTCAAAGAACGCGTTCAGCAACTTGCCGATGCCGTAAGAAAGCCTCTTAGACTGATTGTCAGTTTTGCCGACACGGAATCGCATTCAATTGACGGGGCTGCGGCTGCTGCGAGGCTGTTCGGCGTTGAATTGGTCGAAGCAGACGAGCGTTGGGCTTCATTGTTTGGGACTGCTGGGGTTGCGAGGCGCCCTTCGAGGAACTGGAAACCGATGCGACCAGGATCAATCCTGGAGAAATTGCGTCCTCGCAGCGAACCGCCGATACAAGAACCGCGGCAGTACACGGTATTCTACGGCACAAACCGCAAACCCGTTGATGAAGACAACCAGTCCATGGGTTTCCGAAATGAACGCGGCTACCAACTCCATCGAGGGTCGTGCCTCGTTGAAGTACCAGCTACGCACAAGTTCGGGTCTGTTGGAAGAACTTGGCTAGGATTCCTTGATCGCTCAAAGACCAACAAATTGCGTTTGGTCGGCACGCAGGCTTTGTCGAGGGATGAACTTATTCTATTTGCAGGACATCTCATTCGCAGATTTGATTATGCCAGCGAAAAGCACAATTTGCTGTACATTCACGGCTACAACTGCTCATTTGCGGACGCGGCTAAACGAGCCGCTCAGATTGGCGTCGACCTGAAGATTAACGGCGCAACATTCTTTTTCAGCTGGCCGTCGGCCGCAGCGACGGATGGCTATTTCAAGGACGAAGCGTCAATCGAGACATGCGATGAATACTGCCAGCAGTTTGTACTCGAATTGCTCGGTGCGTATCCTGATATGCCATTGCACATTCTGGCGCACAGCATGGGGAATCGCTTGGCGGTCCATCTGCTTGAGAAGCTTGCGGCACGCAAGGACATTCCAGGCAAGCTCGGTCAGTTGATTTTCGCTGCAGCCGACATTGATGTAGATCGATTCAAGCAGGCACTCACAGCGATCAAACACCTGCCCAGGCGACTGACATCCTACGTGTCCCGAGGGGATCTAGCACTTCATCTATCTGAGAAGATCCATGACTTCCCCCGCCTCGGTCTCGCCCCGCCGATTCTTCGGGTAGAAGGAGTCGATACCATGCTTGCAGAAGATTTCCGAATTTCAGAACTGCTAGGGCATGGATACTACGCTGAGGCCGGGCGGATTCTGACTGACCTGTTTTGCCTAATTCGGCACGACAGCCCACCCGACGATCGCCCTGGTACCCGAAGGGAAACAGATAGCAGCTCACCATTGCCATTCTGGTCGTTGGCTATGAATTGAGATCGGACGAGTTCTGGGGGGAAGAAAAGGGGACAGGTCCATTTCCTCCACTCCATCTTCCACTTCCTCAGCCCGTGCGGGGCGGGGGAATGTTCGAAAAGCCGCCGACGCCTGTCCGCTGTGTTAATCTGGACCTGTCCCCTTTTCCCTCCCCACACTCTTCGGAAGACGACGCATGACGGTGGGCTTGCCGCGGACGCAAGTAAGAGAGAAAACATCGTGAACACGTCTTCCGAGGCGCCTTCACCGGCATCATGATTGGCCGCAGATTCATTCTTTCGCGGCCAAGTAATCAAATACTCGCTGATATCGCTTCCGCGTGCCGGTCCGTCGCCCATAGTGGCGCTCCAAAACCCCTGTGGCGTCCGCGATCCGGCCGCATAGCACCATCGCAGCGGCGACGTGAATATTGCTTGTCGTAACCCGTTCATCGTCCACACGCAGGTGACCGGAAGGATGCGCTCGCTCATACTCCTCGCAAATACCGGCGGGAGTCGAATAAACGTCCAGGACAGGAAGAGTGTACTGTTCGAGAAACGACTTCAATTCGTCAACGACGCCGGGTACCGAATCCGGCTGGTAAAAGGGCCATCGGGCGCGCGCCGCTTTTGCCGACGTGAACTCAATGGGTTGCTGTAACGTAGTGTCGGCAGCGCCACCCAAAGCCTCATCGCCACCGGTCATTTCTTTCACGAGCGCATTCACGGTATCCATGCTCACTCCCAAGAATGGATAGATCACCGCAGCAGCGTTAGGGTGATCCTTCGGATGAATTTCGACGTGAACTGTTATCCGTTGAACTACCTCAGGAAGTTTACGGGAGTAGATCAGCGAGTTCTTTCGGCGCATGAATCCATTGTCGGCAAGGAACGGATCCAAGCCGCTCTCCAGATTAGCGCATAAGCACGCCTCGATTTCCTTTCTCATGGTGCTCATGGTCGTCGAATCTCCAACGCGCGGCGAACTTGAATGCCGGAACTCTGCCCAACTCCACTCGCAGTCGCAGGGCCGCTCGCGTTCAAGGCCGAGTCGAACGCCCGCTGCGTGCCATTATACGGCGATGATCCGGATTTTACTTCCAATCCGATCCAATAATCCTTACCAGGAGGACGGGCGGCGCCGTCGTACACGCGTAGTTGTCCCGCTGCATCCCGGGACGAAAAGGGGACAGGTCCATTTCCTCCACTCCATCTTCCACTTCCTCAGCCCGTGCGGGGCGGGGGAATGTTCGAAAAGCCGCCGACGCCTGTCCGCTGTGTTAATCTGGACCTGCCCCCTTTACCCTCCCCCGCCAATTTCGTTCGTTACCTGAAGGGGAAATTCGGTCTCGAGTTGGTTGGTGGATCGGCGCTCGACAAACGTGCCGTCGAAGAAGCGGCCAAGCGGCTGGACCTGTTCGCTGACGTGCGTAAGTTGACGAAAGCGGAGAAACTGGCCAAAGGCTCCAATTGGGTCGGCGATCAGGCGAAGTCTTGTTCAAGAAGTTGCTCGATGACGCCGGGTACAAAGACTACGTGGCGATCCAGAATGCGAGCGGCCACGGCGTCGACGTCATCGCCAAGCTGGACGACGGCAGCTATGCTGTCTTCGAGGTCAAGGCGTCCGTCACCGGTAACTTCAAGAAGCTAACGCGCAGCCAGTATGACATGGAGAAGTTTCTCCGGTCACGACTCGAAACGGCAGCGAACGTTGACGGGAATTATCCGGCGGCGGCCCAAACGCGAGCGAAAGATATACTTAAAGAACTCGATCGCAACGGCTTTAGTAACATCAGCGGCAATCGCGTGAACGTCAATTTATCGACCGAGAGCGTGACCATCGGACCTTGGAAGTGACGCTAGCGTCGCAAGGGGATAAAACACTGTGAAGAAGCCGAGATCGTCCCAAACCCTGATCGACAAGGAATTGCGCAGGCAACGCGACACCTGCGTTAAGCAAGGGGACGAGGACGCTGCCTTCGACGAATACGCCGCTTACATTGGGAAACTGAATGAGGATCTCAGCGCGAAGTGCGCTGTTGGCGATTTCGCCAATGCCAAAATGTCCTCGACCAATACAAGGATCCTAGGACGGTATCACGCCACCTGCGGCAGTTTTGTCGTCAATGGACAACAAGACGCTGCTGGCTGGAAGCAGCTTGATCTGGGGGCGAAGTACGCCTATTGGTTCGTGAAGATGTCCCTCGGCGCTCGCCTGCGCGCGTTGAGAACTTGCGAACACGCGTTGCGCCTGATGACAGAGGTCGACATATTGACCTCTCTGCTGTGCTACAGTTACGTACTGGACCTTGCCGATTGGTTTGAGGAGCTGCGGTCGTTCTGGGGCTTGGTCGCGAGCATTCCAGGTGTGACGATGTACGAATCGATCAGCGGAGGGGAAGTCTCCAAATGGCGCAACGTCGAGCCCGACGGCTTCGTACGCTCCGACGGCCACTTCGATCGCTTCGTGACGCATCTGTTCGGCGGCCCGCGTTTCGGCCCGCCGTTCGAATTGTACGACGAAGTGGAGCGATTGACCCTCGGGCCGTACCAAGAGATCGTCGACTGCTGGGAGGACGAAGGAGAACGTTTCGCCGACGCGCTGAGGAACATTGCGGATTATCACGCTCGCAACATCGATAATTCACATAATCTCGATCTTCTCCTGCCATTTTCTCATCCGCTCATCAGTCTCGCGCCGTGGGAAATCGGGGCGATTTACAAGTTGCGAGCTGAAGCAGGCTTGCAAACGCCCGAGATTGACCATCCGCTGATGAAGCTCCCCGCGGCCGCGTTCGAGCCTCGAACGGTCGAGCCGGTCGACGATCCCATCTTCGCTCAACTCGACGCCTTGTACGCCAAGAACTGTCGCATCGAGGACTACCTATAAAGGGTTCTTCAGGAATCTTAGTGGGTGATTTCGTCTGGCAGGAGTTGTAGCTTTCCGCAATAGAACAGGATTCGGGCGTAGGGTACAAATTATCGCGCCGCCACGGGGTGGAAAAGGGGACAGGTCCATTTCCTCCACTCCATCTTCCACTTCCTCAGCCCGTGCGGGGCGGGGGAATGTTCGAAAAGCCGCCGACGCCTGTCCGCTGTGTTAATCTGGACCTGTCCCCTGTTCCCTCCCAGTGCCGTAAGTCGGATGGACGGCGCGGCGTCAATCCGACCTACGGCACTTCAGTGCTGGCGTGGGTGGCGTCAGGCTGGGATTGTCTAGTATCTTGGCGGCGCGACTATTTGCACTTCACGGACTCTGACACTTCATTGAAGTGTTTCCATCTGCGGTTCAGCAGATCACGATTTGGTTG from Pirellulales bacterium includes these protein-coding regions:
- a CDS encoding FdhF/YdeP family oxidoreductase, with amino-acid sequence MRKVNSGGGWPALLYTLRKGREAGGVWKLWKAMRTKNACKTCALGMGGQRGGMVNEAGHFPEVCKKSLQAMVADMQGAIPPEFWGRYGAADLQRLSPRELESSGRLAQPLLYTPDLRRYQPIGWDEALARIVAKLAELAPEQTFWYFSGRSSNEAGFLLQVFARLYGTNNVNNCSYYCHQASGVGLASVTGSGTATITLEDLDQADLVFVIGGNPASNHPRLMTTLKNLRRRGGEVVVVNPVRETGLVRFSVPSDWRSLLWGTKIATQYVQPHIGGDLALLTGVAKRIVEIGAHDENFLAASCNGWPELQATLAAASWDEIVAISGVPREQIDALAAAYARCRSAVFSWTMGITHHAHGVENVQAICNLALLRGMVGKPGAGLMPIRGHSNVQGIGSVGVTPQLKDAVLERLQARYGVTLPTAPGRDTMACIEGAADGSLKFGFCLGGNLYGSNPDAAFAKRALERLDMLVSLSTTLNTGHAHALARETIVLPVLARDEEPQPTTQESMFNFVRLSDGGPRRHAGPRSEVAVVAALAQRVAAARPTPELQAVDWRAMRDTASIRTAIAAIIPGFEQIAAIDRTKQEFQIEGRTFHEPRFPTPDGRANLHVHKLPPLAGAGQGELRLMTIRSEGQFNTVVYEDYDLYRGVDRRDVILIHPDDLARLGLAGAATVAVHGPAGSMPGMCVVPYPDIRPGNAAMYYPEANVLVSRRVDPQSKTPAFKCVVVRVEREPT
- a CDS encoding alpha/beta hydrolase — translated: MQGNVPTSLCAHEARYEDISNEAWKEARGFRRLCYYRVTTPQEAISLLRWEREIRFACEITSDWYDPPDGILPALPTHPEFIDSHAVPIVEFNIDAQRFVFPNSWGADWGRRGWGELPEQDWNRCVISAWDTVGLGLFVPNTIQSGIAVRGWKWGVNAASGVHCIDIYDVDRDEYLAWAFCVVRGSTLDVDEFFVQPDERGKGHARELKERVQQLADAVRKPLRLIVSFADTESHSIDGAAAAARLFGVELVEADERWASLFGTAGVARRPSRNWKPMRPGSILEKLRPRSEPPIQEPRQYTVFYGTNRKPVDEDNQSMGFRNERGYQLHRGSCLVEVPATHKFGSVGRTWLGFLDRSKTNKLRLVGTQALSRDELILFAGHLIRRFDYASEKHNLLYIHGYNCSFADAAKRAAQIGVDLKINGATFFFSWPSAAATDGYFKDEASIETCDEYCQQFVLELLGAYPDMPLHILAHSMGNRLAVHLLEKLAARKDIPGKLGQLIFAAADIDVDRFKQALTAIKHLPRRLTSYVSRGDLALHLSEKIHDFPRLGLAPPILRVEGVDTMLAEDFRISELLGHGYYAEAGRILTDLFCLIRHDSPPDDRPGTRRETDSSSPLPFWSLAMN